A single genomic interval of Croceibacter atlanticus HTCC2559 harbors:
- the gcvP gene encoding aminomethyl-transferring glycine dehydrogenase has protein sequence MNTKSFALRHIGPRESDLKDMLDKVGASSLDELIYETIPDGIRLKSELDLDVAMSESEYLHHITNLAAKNKVFSTYIGLGYHQSITPAVIQRNVLENPGWYTAYTPYQAEIAQGRLEALLNFQTMVTDLTGMELANASLLDESTAAAEAMGLLFAVREREQKKNNVSKFFVSEEVLPQTISLLKTRAIPLDIELVIGNHEEFNFSKDFFGALLQYPGKSGQVYDYAGFVEQAKSADIKVAVAADILSLVNLRAPGEFGVDVVVGTTQRFGIPLGYGGPHAAYFATKEAYKRNIPGRIIGVTKDTDGGRALRMALQTREQHIKRDKATSNICTAQVLLAVMAGMYAVYHGPKGLQFIADDVSNKTATLVDSLEKLGYYQTNSSYFDTIQVKADASKVKNNAEAHGVNFYYPDAETVSISLNEATNLDDLNCIIRIFAEVNAKDVVKVEALLDNTSLSNTVKRDTPFLENDVFNSYHSETELMRYIKKLERKDLSLNHSMIALGSCTMKLNAAAEMLPLSYPQWGNIHPFVPINQAEGYQEVLKKLEDQLTEITGFAATSLQPNSGAQGEFAGLMVIRAYHESRGDSTRNICLIPSSAHGTNPASAVMAGMKVVVTKANDKGNIDVEDLREKAEKHKDNLAALMVTYPSTHGVYESAIKEITSIIHNNGGQVYMDGANMNAQVGLTSPGNIGADVCHLNLHKTFAIPHGGGGPGVGPICVASQLAPFLPGNPVIKSGGEQAITAISAAPFGSSLACLISYAYITMLGPKGLRSATEHAILNANYIKQRLKGHYETLYSGERGRAAHEMIIDCRPFKANGIEVVDIAKRLMDYGFHAPTVSFPVAGTMMIEPTESESKEELDRFCDAMISIKNEIDASSKDDEQNLLKNAPHTLQMLTADVWEMPYTRQQAAFPLEYISDNKFWPTVRRVDDAYGDRNLICTCEPIESYME, from the coding sequence GTGAAAGCGATCTTAAGGATATGTTAGACAAGGTAGGCGCTTCATCTTTAGATGAACTTATCTATGAAACTATTCCAGACGGTATAAGACTTAAGTCTGAATTAGACTTAGATGTCGCTATGAGCGAGTCTGAATATTTACACCATATTACAAATCTTGCTGCTAAGAATAAGGTGTTTAGCACTTACATTGGCTTAGGATACCACCAAAGTATCACGCCAGCTGTAATACAGAGAAATGTTTTAGAAAATCCGGGTTGGTATACTGCTTACACACCTTACCAAGCAGAAATTGCTCAAGGTAGGTTAGAGGCATTGCTTAACTTCCAAACTATGGTTACAGACCTAACAGGTATGGAGCTAGCTAATGCATCTTTGTTAGACGAGTCTACAGCTGCTGCAGAAGCAATGGGTTTACTTTTTGCAGTTAGAGAACGAGAGCAAAAGAAAAACAATGTATCTAAATTCTTTGTTTCAGAAGAGGTATTGCCACAAACTATTTCTTTGCTTAAAACAAGAGCTATTCCTTTAGATATTGAGTTAGTTATAGGAAACCACGAAGAGTTCAATTTCTCAAAAGATTTCTTTGGAGCATTGCTACAATATCCAGGAAAATCTGGTCAAGTTTATGATTATGCAGGCTTTGTTGAACAAGCCAAAAGTGCAGATATTAAAGTTGCTGTTGCTGCAGATATTTTAAGCCTAGTAAATTTACGTGCTCCAGGTGAGTTTGGGGTAGATGTAGTTGTAGGTACAACACAACGCTTTGGTATACCTTTAGGTTATGGAGGACCACACGCTGCTTATTTTGCAACAAAAGAAGCGTATAAGAGAAACATTCCTGGAAGAATTATAGGTGTAACTAAAGATACAGATGGTGGTCGTGCATTACGTATGGCATTACAAACCAGAGAACAACATATAAAACGCGATAAAGCAACATCTAATATTTGTACAGCTCAAGTGCTTTTAGCTGTTATGGCAGGAATGTATGCTGTTTATCATGGTCCTAAGGGATTACAATTTATTGCAGATGATGTTTCTAATAAAACTGCTACATTGGTAGATAGTTTAGAGAAATTAGGTTATTACCAAACCAACTCGTCTTACTTTGATACCATTCAAGTAAAGGCAGATGCATCTAAAGTTAAAAATAATGCAGAAGCACATGGCGTTAATTTTTATTATCCAGATGCAGAAACAGTATCAATCTCTTTAAATGAAGCTACCAATTTAGATGATTTAAACTGCATCATAAGAATATTTGCAGAGGTTAATGCTAAAGATGTTGTTAAGGTTGAAGCTTTATTAGATAATACATCTTTATCTAATACTGTAAAACGAGATACACCATTTTTAGAAAATGATGTGTTTAACAGCTATCATTCTGAAACAGAGTTAATGCGTTATATTAAGAAGTTAGAACGCAAAGATTTATCTCTTAATCACTCTATGATTGCATTAGGATCTTGTACGATGAAACTTAATGCAGCAGCAGAAATGCTACCTTTAAGTTACCCACAATGGGGTAATATTCATCCATTTGTACCTATAAATCAGGCAGAAGGTTATCAAGAAGTTTTAAAGAAATTAGAAGATCAATTAACAGAAATTACTGGTTTTGCTGCTACGTCTTTACAACCAAACTCTGGTGCACAAGGTGAGTTTGCAGGGTTAATGGTAATTAGAGCATATCACGAATCTCGTGGTGACTCAACCAGAAATATTTGTTTAATTCCTTCATCTGCACACGGTACTAATCCTGCAAGTGCAGTAATGGCTGGTATGAAAGTAGTTGTTACTAAAGCCAATGATAAAGGGAATATAGATGTTGAGGATTTAAGAGAAAAAGCAGAGAAACATAAGGATAACCTTGCAGCTTTAATGGTAACATATCCTTCTACGCATGGTGTTTATGAATCTGCCATTAAGGAGATTACATCAATCATTCATAATAATGGTGGTCAAGTGTATATGGATGGTGCAAATATGAATGCTCAAGTAGGATTAACAAGTCCTGGAAATATTGGAGCAGATGTATGCCACCTTAATTTACATAAAACCTTTGCCATACCTCATGGTGGTGGTGGTCCTGGCGTAGGTCCTATTTGTGTTGCTTCACAGTTAGCTCCTTTTTTACCAGGTAATCCTGTTATAAAATCAGGTGGAGAACAAGCTATAACAGCAATTTCTGCAGCACCTTTTGGTTCTTCATTAGCTTGCTTAATTAGTTATGCCTACATTACAATGTTAGGTCCTAAGGGCTTAAGAAGTGCTACAGAGCATGCTATTTTAAATGCAAACTATATAAAGCAACGTTTAAAAGGACATTACGAAACTCTCTATTCTGGAGAACGCGGTAGAGCAGCTCACGAGATGATTATAGACTGCCGTCCTTTTAAAGCTAATGGTATTGAAGTTGTAGATATTGCAAAGCGTTTAATGGATTACGGATTTCACGCACCAACTGTCTCATTTCCAGTTGCTGGAACTATGATGATTGAACCTACGGAAAGCGAAAGTAAAGAAGAGCTTGATCGTTTTTGTGATGCTATGATTTCTATTAAAAATGAAATAGATGCATCTAGCAAAGATGATGAGCAAAACCTACTTAAAAATGCACCACACACATTGCAAATGCTTACAGCAGATGTTTGGGAAATGCCTTATACAAGACAACAAGCAGCATTTCCATTAGAGTACATTTCAGATAATAAATTTTGGCCAACAGTACGTCGTGTAGATGATGCTTATGGAGATAGAAACTTAATTTGTACTTGTGAGCCTATTGAAAGTTATATGGAGTAA
- a CDS encoding ABC transporter ATP-binding protein, with translation MIEVKNLHKSFGEEEILKGLNTKFEKGKTNLIIGQSGSGKTVFLKCLLGLFKPTKGNIIYDGQAYSEFSDEKQRELRKKIGMVFQGSALFDSMTVRENVDFPLRMFTKEKRNVRYEKVDKVLERVNLDGAENKYPSEISGGMQKRVAIARAIVNNPKYLFCDEPNSGLDPKTAIVIDNLIQEITREYDITTVINTHDMNSVLEIGENIVFLKKGNLVWQGNKDEIFKTENDDVTDFVYSSDLFKKVREAQLKGL, from the coding sequence ATGATTGAAGTTAAAAATCTACATAAAAGTTTTGGTGAAGAAGAAATTTTAAAAGGTCTCAATACCAAATTTGAGAAAGGAAAAACCAATTTAATAATTGGCCAATCTGGATCTGGTAAGACGGTGTTTTTAAAATGTCTATTAGGCTTATTTAAACCTACAAAAGGTAATATTATTTACGATGGGCAAGCCTATTCTGAATTTTCTGATGAAAAGCAACGAGAGCTTAGAAAGAAAATTGGAATGGTTTTTCAGGGTAGTGCGCTGTTTGATAGTATGACGGTGAGAGAAAATGTAGACTTTCCATTACGTATGTTTACCAAGGAAAAGCGCAATGTACGTTATGAAAAAGTAGATAAGGTATTAGAAAGGGTTAATTTAGATGGTGCAGAAAATAAATATCCATCAGAAATTAGTGGTGGTATGCAAAAACGTGTGGCTATTGCAAGAGCAATTGTAAACAACCCAAAATATTTGTTTTGTGATGAGCCTAACTCAGGCTTAGATCCTAAAACTGCAATTGTAATTGATAACCTTATTCAAGAAATAACTCGTGAGTATGATATTACAACAGTAATTAATACACACGACATGAATTCTGTTCTGGAAATTGGAGAAAATATCGTTTTTCTAAAAAAAGGAAACTTAGTGTGGCAAGGTAATAAAGATGAAATCTTTAAAACAGAAAACGATGATGTTACAGATTTTGTATACTCTTCAGACTTGTTTAAAAAAGTAAGAGAAGCACAGCTAAAAGGGTTGTAA
- the pafA gene encoding alkaline phosphatase PafA has translation MRQVLILIISFLVLACTAPKSTSETTENNEIKNTQISASPKLVVGIVVDQMRYDYLTRFSDRYGDGGFKRLITEGYNFKNNHFNYVPTYTGPGHASVYTGTTPQNHGIISNNWYDKFESTEVYCVQDDSQTTVGSTTTAGQMSPHRLQTTTWADQNKLHTQMRGKTIGISLKDRGAILPAGHTADGAYWFEGGNTGRWITSSYYMSALPNWVEQFNSSGKVDSYFKVWNTLYDISSYTASGKDLNTFEGSLGNNKTTSFPYTINKETDSYSILKAIPYGNSLTTDFAIAALDGEQLGKDTTTDVLTVSYSSTDYVGHNFGVNSVEVEDTYLRLDKDIERLLNTLDSKVGKGNYTVFLTSDHGAVHVPAYLSSVKIPSGYFNSREFSETLKKYLASEYAITDLIKDISNYQIFFNYEALISNNISTEALQKQIKQFLLQQEHINKVFTRQQLESTDYTEGIAHLIQQGYHQKRSGDVVFVLEPSYITYPETGSTHGSGLQYDTHVPLIFYGKGINRGESYKRTEIIDIAPTISAFLGISFPNGNSGDVLGEVIKQSK, from the coding sequence ATGCGCCAAGTCTTAATTCTCATAATTTCGTTTTTAGTTTTAGCCTGCACAGCTCCCAAATCAACTAGCGAAACGACAGAAAACAATGAAATTAAAAACACACAAATATCTGCATCTCCAAAATTAGTAGTTGGTATTGTTGTAGACCAAATGCGCTATGATTACCTCACGAGATTTAGTGACAGATATGGAGATGGTGGTTTTAAACGCCTTATTACTGAAGGCTACAATTTTAAAAACAATCATTTTAATTACGTACCTACTTACACTGGTCCTGGTCACGCATCTGTTTATACAGGTACAACACCACAAAACCACGGTATTATTTCAAACAATTGGTATGATAAGTTTGAAAGTACAGAAGTTTACTGTGTACAAGATGATTCTCAAACCACTGTAGGTTCTACAACAACTGCAGGACAAATGTCTCCACATAGGTTACAAACCACAACTTGGGCAGACCAGAATAAACTGCATACCCAAATGCGCGGTAAAACTATAGGTATTTCTCTAAAAGATAGAGGTGCAATTTTACCTGCAGGTCATACAGCAGATGGTGCGTATTGGTTTGAAGGAGGTAACACTGGCCGATGGATTACAAGTTCATACTACATGAGTGCATTACCAAACTGGGTAGAGCAGTTTAACAGCTCTGGAAAAGTAGATAGCTATTTTAAAGTTTGGAACACTCTTTATGACATATCAAGCTATACCGCAAGTGGCAAAGACCTAAACACTTTTGAAGGTAGCCTTGGAAACAATAAAACAACTAGCTTCCCTTACACTATTAACAAAGAAACAGATAGTTACAGCATTCTTAAAGCTATACCGTACGGAAATTCTTTAACCACAGATTTTGCAATTGCTGCATTAGATGGTGAGCAACTAGGAAAAGATACTACTACAGATGTTCTTACAGTAAGTTATTCAAGCACAGATTATGTAGGACATAATTTTGGAGTAAATTCTGTAGAAGTAGAAGACACGTATTTAAGGTTAGATAAAGATATTGAGCGTTTACTAAATACTTTAGATAGTAAAGTTGGAAAAGGAAATTACACGGTCTTTTTAACTTCAGACCATGGTGCTGTACACGTACCTGCATACCTTTCTTCTGTAAAGATTCCATCCGGCTATTTTAATAGCAGAGAATTTTCTGAAACTTTAAAAAAGTATTTGGCAAGTGAATATGCAATTACAGATCTTATTAAAGACATATCTAACTATCAAATCTTCTTTAATTATGAGGCTTTAATTTCTAATAATATTTCTACAGAAGCACTTCAAAAGCAGATCAAGCAATTTTTATTACAGCAAGAACATATTAATAAAGTCTTTACAAGACAACAATTAGAAAGCACAGATTACACAGAAGGCATTGCTCATCTTATACAACAAGGATATCATCAAAAACGAAGTGGCGATGTGGTTTTTGTATTAGAACCATCTTACATAACATATCCCGAAACAGGTTCAACTCACGGAAGTGGTTTACAGTACGATACTCATGTTCCTCTAATTTTTTACGGAAAGGGCATTAACAGAGGCGAAAGTTATAAGAGAACAGAAATTATAGATATAGCACCAACAATATCAGCTTTTTTAGGGATCTCCTTTCCTAACGGAAACTCAGGTGATGTTTTAGGAGAAGTTATAAAGCAATCAAAATAA
- a CDS encoding MlaE family ABC transporter permease, with translation MLYLHSIGEYFLMIKGVFGRMTKQSVLRGLILKEIDDLIMSSLGIVTFISFFIGAVVSIQTALNLNNPLIPKELIGFAARQSIILEFAPTFISVIMAGKVGSYITSSIGTMRVTEQIDALEVMGINSLNYLVLPKIVAMMIYPFLIGIAMFIGILGAYMAGVYGGFLGSSEFLSGLQDDFISFHLVYAFLKTFLFAFILATVPAYHGYYMKGGALEVGQASTQSFVWTSVVIIITNYVLTQVLLS, from the coding sequence TTGCTGTATTTACATTCTATAGGAGAATATTTCTTAATGATTAAAGGTGTGTTTGGGCGTATGACCAAACAATCTGTATTAAGAGGACTTATACTTAAAGAGATAGATGATTTAATCATGAGCTCCTTAGGTATTGTTACGTTTATATCATTTTTTATTGGTGCAGTAGTGTCTATACAGACGGCTTTAAATTTAAACAATCCATTAATACCAAAAGAACTTATTGGGTTTGCAGCACGACAATCTATAATCCTTGAGTTTGCACCTACATTTATATCTGTTATTATGGCAGGTAAAGTAGGTTCATACATAACGTCAAGTATTGGTACTATGCGTGTTACCGAGCAAATAGATGCTTTAGAGGTTATGGGAATAAATTCCCTCAACTATTTAGTATTACCCAAGATTGTTGCAATGATGATTTATCCCTTCCTTATAGGTATAGCAATGTTTATAGGGATTTTAGGAGCATATATGGCTGGTGTTTATGGAGGATTCTTAGGGTCTAGTGAGTTTTTATCTGGCTTGCAAGACGACTTTATTTCGTTTCACCTTGTATATGCCTTTCTTAAAACTTTCTTGTTTGCATTTATTTTAGCAACAGTTCCAGCATATCACGGTTACTATATGAAAGGTGGAGCATTAGAAGTAGGACAAGCAAGTACGCAATCATTCGTGTGGACTTCTGTAGTTATTATAATTACAAACTATGTATTAACCCAAGTACTTTTAAGCTAA
- a CDS encoding class I SAM-dependent methyltransferase — protein MYEGNFPSKRYKETLQFLSKVISKDDKILDLGVSNPFSKILIEEGYAVANTTGEDLDIDTSAVKTDAVNVVTAFEIFEHLVSPFNVIKDINADKLVASIPLRLWFSPAYRSKTDTWDRHYHEFEDWQFDWLLEKAGWTIKERHKWTNPVKKIGLRPLLRLFTPRYYIVYAERE, from the coding sequence ATGTACGAAGGAAACTTTCCCTCAAAACGATATAAAGAAACACTTCAATTTTTATCAAAAGTTATCTCTAAAGATGATAAGATTTTAGATTTGGGTGTCTCAAATCCTTTTTCAAAAATTTTAATTGAAGAAGGCTATGCTGTTGCAAATACTACTGGTGAAGATTTAGATATAGATACATCAGCTGTTAAAACAGATGCTGTAAACGTGGTTACTGCTTTTGAAATATTTGAACATTTGGTATCTCCATTTAATGTAATTAAAGATATAAATGCAGATAAATTGGTTGCTAGTATTCCATTAAGATTATGGTTTTCCCCAGCATATAGAAGTAAAACAGACACTTGGGATAGGCATTATCATGAATTTGAAGACTGGCAGTTTGATTGGCTTTTAGAAAAAGCAGGTTGGACTATTAAAGAACGCCACAAATGGACAAACCCTGTAAAAAAAATTGGGTTAAGACCGTTGTTGAGACTTTTTACACCGCGTTACTATATTGTTTATGCAGAGCGTGAATAG
- a CDS encoding 3-oxoacyl-ACP synthase III family protein gives MHTKITGTGCYIPKVIQTNNDFLDHKFHNSDGSEIVGDSKIVIDKFVAITGIEERRYVEENKVTSQIAYEAAKQAIKASGIDAETLDYIIVAHNYGDIKHGTIQSDTVPSLASRVKHLLKIENPYCVAYDMMFGCPGWIESIIQAHAFIKSSMAKKCLVIGAETLSRVVDPHDRDSMIYSDGAGACIVEASEEDDKGIIAHKSASFTYDEVKYLFFGGTYDSESPSKTQYIKMYGRKIYNFALTHVPDAMKACLDESGYNIQDIKKILIHQANEKMDEAIVERFYKLYNQEMPKDVMPMTIHKLGNSSVATVPTLLDMILNDKVEGHQINEGDVVIFASVGAGMNINAIVYKF, from the coding sequence ATGCATACTAAGATTACCGGTACAGGCTGTTATATCCCTAAAGTTATACAGACAAATAATGATTTTCTAGATCATAAGTTCCATAATTCAGACGGTTCAGAAATTGTAGGCGATAGTAAAATTGTAATAGATAAATTTGTTGCAATTACAGGTATTGAAGAACGCCGTTATGTTGAAGAAAATAAGGTAACCTCTCAAATTGCTTATGAAGCTGCAAAACAAGCTATAAAAGCATCAGGAATAGATGCTGAAACTTTAGATTATATTATAGTAGCTCATAATTATGGAGATATTAAACACGGTACTATACAAAGTGATACTGTACCTAGTTTAGCATCTAGAGTTAAACATCTTTTAAAAATTGAAAACCCATACTGCGTAGCTTATGACATGATGTTTGGATGTCCTGGTTGGATAGAAAGTATTATACAAGCTCATGCATTTATAAAATCTTCAATGGCTAAAAAGTGTTTGGTTATTGGAGCAGAAACATTGTCTAGAGTGGTAGATCCTCATGATAGGGATAGTATGATTTATAGCGATGGTGCTGGTGCTTGTATTGTAGAGGCTTCAGAAGAAGATGATAAAGGTATAATAGCTCATAAGTCTGCTTCTTTTACTTATGATGAGGTTAAATACTTATTTTTTGGAGGTACGTATGATTCTGAGTCACCTTCAAAAACACAATATATAAAAATGTATGGGCGCAAGATTTACAATTTTGCTTTAACCCATGTTCCAGATGCAATGAAAGCATGTTTGGATGAAAGTGGTTATAACATACAAGACATAAAAAAAATCCTTATTCATCAAGCTAACGAAAAGATGGATGAGGCTATTGTCGAGCGTTTTTATAAGCTATACAACCAAGAGATGCCTAAAGATGTAATGCCAATGACAATACATAAATTAGGAAATAGCTCTGTAGCAACCGTACCTACATTATTAGATATGATTTTAAACGATAAAGTTGAAGGTCATCAAATAAATGAAGGAGATGTCGTTATATTTGCAAGCGTTGGCGCAGGAATGAATATAAATGCCATAGTTTACAAATTCTAA
- the rlmN gene encoding 23S rRNA (adenine(2503)-C(2))-methyltransferase RlmN, translating into MKNSKKDIRALSKEQLRDFFVSEGDKAFRGNQVYEWLWNKGAHTFEEMTNISKETRDMLEANFVINHILVDQMQRSSDGTIKNAVKLHDGLTVESVLIPTASRTTACVSSQVGCSLDCKFCATSRLKRMRNLNPDEIYDQVVAIDRESRLYHDRPLSNIVFMGMGEPLMNYNNVLKSIEKITSEDGLGMSPRRITVSTSGVPKIIKKMADEEVKFNLAVSLHSAIDEVRTKIMPFNEHFPLKDLRESLEYWYAKTGKQITYEYVVWKDINDRTEDIDALVKFCKYVPSKVNLIEYNPIDDGEFQQAPDAAINAYVNALERNNITVTVRRSRGKDIDAACGQLANKS; encoded by the coding sequence GTGAAAAATAGCAAGAAAGACATACGCGCATTAAGTAAAGAGCAACTAAGAGATTTTTTTGTTTCTGAAGGTGATAAAGCATTTAGAGGCAATCAAGTTTATGAATGGCTTTGGAACAAAGGTGCCCATACCTTTGAGGAAATGACAAATATCTCTAAAGAAACTAGAGATATGCTTGAAGCAAATTTTGTTATAAACCATATTCTAGTTGATCAAATGCAACGCAGTAGTGATGGCACTATAAAAAATGCAGTAAAACTACATGATGGATTAACGGTTGAGTCTGTTCTTATTCCTACGGCTAGCAGAACCACAGCTTGCGTGTCTTCTCAAGTTGGTTGTAGTTTAGACTGTAAGTTTTGTGCTACATCTAGGCTAAAACGTATGCGTAACCTAAATCCAGATGAAATATATGATCAAGTTGTTGCCATAGATAGAGAAAGTAGACTGTATCACGACAGACCTTTATCTAATATTGTATTTATGGGTATGGGAGAACCACTTATGAATTATAATAACGTTCTTAAATCTATAGAAAAAATAACTTCTGAAGATGGTTTAGGAATGTCTCCACGTCGTATTACAGTTTCCACATCTGGTGTTCCTAAAATCATAAAGAAAATGGCAGATGAAGAGGTGAAGTTTAACCTTGCGGTATCTTTACACTCTGCAATAGATGAAGTGAGGACTAAGATTATGCCTTTTAACGAGCATTTCCCATTAAAAGACTTAAGAGAATCTTTAGAATACTGGTATGCAAAAACTGGCAAACAGATCACTTATGAATACGTAGTATGGAAAGATATTAATGATAGAACTGAAGACATTGATGCATTAGTGAAATTTTGCAAATATGTACCAAGTAAGGTTAACTTAATCGAGTACAACCCTATTGATGATGGTGAATTTCAGCAAGCACCAGATGCAGCAATTAATGCTTATGTAAATGCTTTAGAAAGAAACAATATTACTGTAACTGTAAGACGTTCTAGAGGGAAAGATATTGATGCTGCCTGTGGTCAATTAGCAAATAAAAGTTAA
- a CDS encoding glycosyltransferase family 2 protein: MQELNFHIVIPAHNEAQFLGETLSSLVSQTHKPKQLVIVNDNSTDQTLSIAETFSKDYSFITVVSRKSSAEHLPGSKVISAFNVGLKLVPNDADIICKFDADLIFPSTYLETLNNLFISDTRIGMASGNLYVKEVDSWVYEAIADKNHIRGPIKAYRKNCFKDIGGLKTSIGWDTVDVLLAKYHNWKTITDTSLKVKHLKPTGATYSNKGYEKQGEAMYKMDYGFVITCIASLKIAIKRSKLSVFVEYLKGYFNAKNKKLPKLVTQAEGKFIRAYRWQGIKQKLF; the protein is encoded by the coding sequence GTGCAAGAATTAAACTTTCATATTGTAATACCAGCTCATAATGAAGCACAGTTTTTAGGAGAAACTCTTTCTTCTTTAGTTTCACAAACTCATAAGCCAAAGCAATTAGTTATTGTAAATGATAACTCTACAGACCAAACGTTGTCTATAGCTGAAACATTTTCTAAAGATTATTCATTTATAACTGTTGTTTCTCGAAAATCTTCAGCAGAACATTTACCAGGAAGTAAGGTTATTTCTGCCTTTAATGTAGGTTTAAAGTTGGTGCCAAATGATGCAGACATAATCTGTAAATTTGATGCAGACTTAATTTTTCCTTCAACATATCTTGAAACTCTAAATAATTTATTTATTTCAGATACTCGTATTGGTATGGCTAGCGGAAACCTATACGTTAAAGAAGTCGATAGTTGGGTATATGAAGCTATTGCAGATAAAAATCATATAAGAGGCCCGATTAAGGCTTATAGAAAAAATTGCTTTAAAGATATTGGTGGTTTAAAAACATCAATAGGTTGGGATACTGTAGATGTACTATTAGCAAAATATCATAATTGGAAAACAATAACAGATACTTCCTTAAAAGTAAAACACCTTAAACCAACAGGTGCTACATACTCAAATAAAGGTTACGAAAAGCAAGGTGAAGCCATGTATAAAATGGACTACGGCTTTGTAATTACGTGTATAGCATCTTTAAAAATAGCTATTAAAAGATCTAAACTTTCAGTTTTCGTTGAATACCTAAAAGGCTATTTTAATGCTAAAAATAAAAAACTACCTAAGTTAGTTACGCAAGCAGAAGGTAAGTTTATTAGAGCATACAGATGGCAAGGTATAAAACAGAAATTATTTTGA